From the Streptococcus halotolerans genome, the window ATAAAGCTATTATTATGGTAACCCATGATAAGCGTATGATTACGGAATGTGATAAGGTTTATGAGATGCAAGATGGCGTTTTACGAGATGTTAGTGATGCGCATTAAGAAGTGGTTTGACGCCACTTTTTTGAACTGTTTTAAATATAACGTTTGCATAAAAGCAGTTGGCTTTCACAACGTATCCTAGTATCGATAAGACCATACGAAGCAGGCTTATCGATAAGAATGAGGTTTCGCTAAGTATAATCAAGTCAACCTGCCCTGATAAAGTAGTAGGTAATATCCATTAGCTGCTTTATGCTCAAAATTCGCTTTGAGCAGTGTTAGCCACTTAAAAAAAGATATGGAAAAGGCTTTCAAAAAAAGTTAGACAATTCACATGCCCTGTGATATAATTTAGTCATAGAAAGTTTTGGAGGATTTTTTTATGAAAAAGAAATTGGTTTACGGAACATTACTGTTTGGTTCGTTATTAACACTTGCTGCTTGTGGAAGTGATACAGCAAAAGACGCTTCAAAAACAGCTAATACTGCTAAATCTGAAGTAAGTAAAAAAGCTAAAGATACTAAAAAAGCAGTCAATGAAGCTACTTCAGCTGACCTCAAAGATGGTACTTACAAAGCTGAATCAGACTATGATTCACGCGGTTGGAAAGTTGTTCACACGATCACAGTAAAAGATGGTAAAATTACAGAATCAGACTTTGGTTATGAAAATAAAGATGGCATGAAAAAGGCTGATGATGAAGAATACAATAAAAACATGAAAGCCAAATCTGGTGTTTCTTCTAAAGAAGCTACAGAGCAGTTGAACAAAGAACTTGTTGAAAAACAAAATGTTGATGAAGTGGAAGTTGTTTCAGGTGCAACACACACATCAAGTAACTTCGAACTATCAACTAAAGAATTGCTCAAAGCAGCAGAAGAAGGGAATACTGAAACAGTAACAATCGAATTGCCAGCAGAGTAATTGACACAAAAGTCATATCAGTTAGAGTGAGACAAGTCTTCATTTCGGTAAGAAAGACCTTGTTTCACTCTTTTTCTTGTGATATCTTACTATGTAGAAAGGAAAGTAGACATTATGAAACGTAATATCCGGCCATTTCTTACCCTCTTTATCTCAGTATTGACCTTGTTAGGATGTCAGAAAGTTGTAAATGATAAAAACAGTTTACCGATTGTTAAGAATCCTGAAACACGAACAGAGGCACTTTTACACACGGTCGTTCAATTGAGTATCTATCATGAACACCAAGAAAAAGCGATGGATGAAGCCATTGATTATATCAAAGAGATGGAAAAACTATTGTCGACCAATCTAGAAGGTTCTGATATTAATAACATTAATCAAGCAGCCGGAAAAAAAGCAGTCAAGGTAGATCCCAGAACTTTTGAAATCATCGAAGCAGCACAGGCGATGTCCCGAGAAAGCAATGGAAAATTTGATATTTCCATTGGTGCTGTCACCAACCTTTGGCGTATTGGAGATGATGCCGCTAGAGTTCCCAGTGATGACGAAATCAAAAAGGCACTACCGTATATTAACTATAAGGATATCCAGCTAGATAAAGAGAAGAAAACAGTCTATATTAACAAAGGAATGACTCTGGAATTAGGAGCTATTTCAAAAGGCTATATTGCGGATGGCGTCAAAAAACGGTTTAAAAAACGCCACATCACAACAGCTATTATCAATCTAGGCGGCAACGTCTTAACCATGGGGGAATCGCCTAAGAATTCCAAAGGCTGGAATATCGGAGTTCAAAACCCTGATGAAGTTCGTGGAGAGACTGTGGGATCTGTTTACGTTAAAGACAGCTCCGTTGTGACATCAGGCGTCTATGAGCGTTATATTGAAAAAGACGGTCAAAAATACCATCATATCATGGATCCTAAAACAGGTTACCCAGTTGATAATGATATTTCCGGAGTAACGGTGTTTACCAAAACGTCGCTTCAAGGCGATGAATTATCCACCTCCTTATTTCTTCTTGGTATCAAAGACGGCCTTAAGCTAATCGATAGCATGGATGGTGTTGAGGCGGTCTTCATCGACAAGGAAAATGGCATCCATAGTAGTAACGGACTAAAAGATAAATTGACATTAAGAAATGAGGATTACCATCTTGTCACCGAAAAATAAGCCACTAACCTTATCTATCTTTTTTGAATTTGTCGAATTACGGACCAAAGTAGCCAGCGTTTTTCCAATGCTTTTGGGTATCCTATGGTCTATCTACCATTATCAGCAATTTGATCTGATTAATACCCTGTTATTTGTCTTAGCAGTGCTTAGCTTTGACATGTGTACCACGGCTATCAATAACACCATGGACTATAAAAAAGCTATCGATACGGCCTATCAACATGAAGATAATGTTATCGGTAAATACCACTTAGATGATAAACAGATGGTTCGTATCATTTTTTGGCTGCTGCTGTTCGCTTCACTTGTCTCTCTAATGCTTGTCTATCGAACGGATATCCTCCTACTTCCCATCGGTGGCCTGTGCTTTCTAATCGGAATTTTTTACACTTTCGGCCCCCTCCCCTTATCCCGCCTACCCTTGGGAGAGCTTTTTTCCGGCATCACTATGGGATTTGGTATTTTCTTCTTAGCTGTTTTTGTGCAACATCCTGACAGTTTGCTCAGTAGCCATTGGACAGGTGCCATGATGAGTATTGATTGGTTTTGGCTTGAGACTATTATGATATTCTGGCTGAGTTTCCCCCTTGTCTGTCTTATTGCTAATATCATGCTAGCAAATAACCTTTGTGATTTGGAACAAGATCTTAAAAATGAACGCCACACAGTCGTATACTATATTGGTAAAGAAAATGGCATAAGACTTTATAGCTTATTAAGCTTTATGCCATGGGCTGTCTGGTGTTCAGCCCTTTTCCTAGGACAAATGCCACTGGTTGGTGCAGCAGGATTAGCCATCATGCCTTTATACCTTAAACACCTTAAAGCTTTTCAAAGAGAACAAATCAAGCGTCAGACGTTTGTCTTGTCCATTAAAAACTTTGTTCTCTTTTCAATGATGTATCTTCTAACGATACTCATAGCGCTCATTTTCCATATTTAAATAAAAAAGACACTGACTTCAAAAAATCGGTGTCTTTTGATTCTATAAAGGAAGAATGAGATCGTCTTCTGTTTCTTCATGATCTGATGAGTCTCTGGTCGATTGAATTTCAATGATCAAATCATGAGGGAGACAGACAGACAATTGGCCTTCTCGATCAATCCAACCTGTTTTAACAGCAATTTGGTCGGGACTATTATCTTTTCTGACACGAATACGCTCTCCGTCAACTTCCACAATATTATACTGCCCTTTATTGGGGTGGTAGGTCTTTTCAAAATGTGGCCCATTTTCTTTAAGGGCATAATTATCTACAACTTTACCATGAATTTTAACCACAGCAACTAAGGCAGATGATGGAGGTGCTGTCCTTTTTTGATAGATTGTCCAGATAGTTGGCATAAAAGAAATGATAATAGCGAGTGTTATCAACAAATAATCAAATGGCTTAAAGTAAGCTAGAATTTGTCTTGCTTTTGTTTTTTTCGTTTCCACAATCATTATTCTAAAAGAAAATAATAGCTTTGTAAACTGTTTAAAAAATAAAATAGTGTCAGATGATTGGCTTTTGCCTAAGATTGTTTGACAACAACAGTTTAGTAAGAAATGATATACTAATGATAAGGTTATAGAAATATACAGGAGGTTAATCATGTCCTATAAAACTGTTATCAAATCACTGGATTCCATCAAAGATTGGCAAGAAGAGGCTTATCAATTCCTGCATCGAAACCCTGAATTATCAATGCAGGAAACTAAAACGGTAGCCTTTCTTAAAGAGGAACTTATCAAACTTGATTATGATGTTCAAGAAATTGGTGGAGGTCTTGTTGGCGTACTAGCAAATGGAGAAGGTCCAACCATTCTTTTTAGGGCTGATATGGACGCTTTACCAGTCCAAGAAGAGACACATTTAGACTATGCCTCAGAGATTGACGGCGTGATGCATGCTTGTGGTCATGATATGCACATGACTGCTAGTCTAGGTGCTGCCTGGGCGCTTGCCAACAATAAAGAGGCTTGGTCAGGAACATACGTGGCTCTTTTTCAACCAGGCGAAGAGATAGCAGCAGGAGCCAAAGCCATGTTAGAAGATGGTCTTCTTGAAAAAATACCGAAGCCTGATATTGCCTTGGCTCAGCACGTCTTAACAACCCCAGAAGCCGGCCACCTTGGAACTAAAGAAGGACCATTTTTATCAACGGCAGCATCTCTAAAAATAAGGATCAATGGCCGTGGGGCGCACGGATCCATGCCGAATCTTAGCATTGATCCTATTGTTATCGGTTCAGCCATTGTCTCAAAACTTCAAACTATTGTGGCGCGTGAGGTGGATCCTTTCCAATTCGCTGTTGTGACCGTGGGCTCTTTCCAATCAGGAAATCAGGCTAATATTATCCCTGAAACGGCAACATTACGTTTGAATATTCGAGCCTATGATGAAACTGTCAAAAAACAGCTGATTTCAGCTATTAAACGCATCGCTATCGCAGAATGTAAAGCAGGAAATTGTGACAAAGAACCAGATATTGATGTTTACGATAGTTTCCCGTTAACCGATAACGATGCAGAGATTACAAAACATGTTACTAAAGCTTTTAAAGATTACTTTAGTGACGACAAGGTGGTTGATTACAAACCAATGACAGCATCTGAAGATTTCTCCGCTATTCCTAGAGCTTTTGGTACTCCCTATTTATACTGGGGATTTGGTGGTTTCACTGCTGATCAAGATATCTACGCCAACCATAATCCGAAATTTGCGCCAGCAATTCAACCAACTTTGAAAACAGGGACAGAGGCTGCCTTAGTGGCTATCTTAAGTTATCTTGGAAATAAATAATATGGAAGAGAATCAATACAAAATGCTAGTTAAGGTGGCAACCTTAGCTGGTATCATTATGTTAGAATCTAATGCGGAGTCCTATCGTGTTGAAACAACGGTAGAACGTATTTTGTCTGTTAGTCAGCTACCAACAGTTGACGTTTTTGCCAATACCACGGGACTGTTTATCACACTGGATGGGCCTGATTTTCCAGAACCCATTACCTACATCAAGCGAATTTCGCAGCGCTCAACCCATTTGACCAAAATCCATGATGTCAACCAGATTTCAAGGGATATTACTAACGACCAATTATCTCTTGCGGAAGCCTATCAAAAACTTAAGAAGGTTAATCGTAAAACTTATTCTTCCAAAAGTACCTACTTTGCTACTGTGTTGTTGGTTGTAGCCTTCGCACTACTATTAGGAGGAAGTCTAGATACCTTTTTACTATCTGCCATTGCTTCTTTATTACTAATAGCAACTTATCCTGTCCGTGATTGGCTAAATCTCAATGACTTTATCTACGGTGTCTTTGCAACCATGGTAGTAGCCATCTTGATGTCTTTGATAACCCAGTTTGTTGGAGCATCTGAGCGTACCTTAGATATTACTATCATCTCTGTTCTGATGCCACTTTTCCCAGGGACAGCCTTTACCAACGGTTTTCGTGATTCCTTTAAAGGCGATTATGGAGCAGGAGTAGCTAAAATTGTAGAAGCCTTGACCATAGCAATTAGTTTAGGTGTCGGGGTTGCTGTTGGTCTCTTTATTGCGAAAGGAATCTTGTCATGATCTTGAATTTTCTTCTTCAAATTCTAGGAGCCTATGTTGCTACCGTAACAGCAGGAGTCTTGTTAGAAGCCCCTAAACATTTGATTTATCATACAGGATTTATTGGGGCATCTGGCTATGCTGTCTATCTTTTCCTTTTAGATAAAACAGACAAGGCAGTAGCAACGCTTCTAGGCGGTATGGTTATTGCTCTCTTATCGCAGATTTCAGCAAGAAGATTAGCTTCCCCAGTAACTGTTTTTTACATTCCTAGTTTCTTTCCCTTAGTGCCCGGTGTTGGTGTCTATCGAATTGCCTATTATTACATCCAAGATAATCCGCAATTAGCTGGTGAGAACTTAATGGAATCTATTCTTGTTTCCGGCGCCATTGCCTTATCGATTTTTATTGTGGATTCTTTTTTAGAAGTCTACAACCATCTCAAATATCCAAAACCTTAACTGTAACTCACGGAGGAACCCTATTGTTATGAAACTTATGAAATCAATTCCAGGTGGAACCCTTTTGATTCCCATGCTGATTTCGGCCATTATCCATACCTTCTCACCAACCTTTTTCAATATTGGCGGATTAACCCAAGCCATGTTTTCAGGTGATGCCATCAATTTTATTCTGGGAGCTGCTGTCTTTATATCAGGGTGTACCCTGAAATTGCAAACCTTAACCCAAGTCTTTAAACGCTATGGTGTCCTATTAGCTGCTCGTTTCATCATCAGCACTGTAGCCAGTCTTATTTTCATTAAACTCTTTGGACTTGATGGTATCTGGGGTCTTAGTGCCATCGCTTTTATCTGTACACTAACCTCAATGAACCCGACCCTCTTTCTAGCCTTAATGAAGGATTATGGCGACGAGAGTGATCAAGCTGCTTTTGGTTTGGTCGCTGTCATGGCCTTGCCCATTATCCCAATGTTCATTTATGGATTGACTAGCCCAACAAGACTTGATTTTATGCCAATCCTTTCAACCTTGATTCCACTGGTACTTGGTATCATAATCGGTAACCTTGACCATGAGTTGAGCCAACACATGGCGCCTGCCATGGGCTTCATCATCATTATGTTAGGCTGGGGAGTAGGAGCAAATATCAACTTATTTGAAGCTGTGAAAGCAGGATTGCCAGGAATTCTTATGGCCATCTTATATTATCTCATCGGCGCTTTACCACTTATTTTAATTGAAAAATATATTCTAAAAAGAAGTGGGGCATCAGCAACAGCCCTCTCAACTGTTGCTGGCTTATCAGCATCTGTTCCATTATTGATGATAGCAAGCAATCCAGAATTGAGAGCCTATGCTTCACAATCGGCAGCTATCACCTCTTTGGTTGTAATCTGCACAGCTATCATTGCACCAATTTTGTGTCAACAATTAGCTGGCAAACCAAACAAAGAAAATTAACCATAACTCCTCAGAAACTTCTGAGGAGTTTACTTGTTTTTATCGCCTAACAAACTACAAATTAGCCCAAAAAGCGATAATAATCACAAACAACAGCCCACAAATCATTGTTATCATCGATAGCCATATAAGTCTTTGGAGAGAGATTCAAAATAAGCTCTGAATCGATGGCCTTAACAAATTTGAAATGTCTAGGACTCAAGTAGATTATCGGTTTATTAGGGACCAGAAACTTTAATCACAAAGATAGACAAGTCAAAGTGATATAAAAAAGCCAAACTATATCAAGAAAGGTTGATACAACTGTAAAATCTCTAATTTTTGAAAGTTAAAATATAAAGTAAACGTGCATCGATTTGCTTCCTTAGACTAACGAATCTGAGCAGTTTCTGCGACATATTGTTCGTAGTAAACTTTCTTTCCGTTGATTTGTTTAACTTGCCTGACAGTTCCACGCTTGAGTTCACGGTAGATGGTAGAGCGACTCCGGCTCAAACGTTTCGCAATTTCAGCTGGTTTCAATCCTTCTGAAAGATAGGCTTCCATTTTCCCACGTTCTGTTTCAGAAAGATGGTGATAGGTTTGTTTTGTGGTAGAATGATTAGTGGACATGTTCATATTTCCTTTATACTTTGTTTGGCGACTTTAGTATATCAGAGGAACATGTCTTTTCTGTTGCACTTCATTTTACAACGCGAGGATAAATAATATTTCAAAAAACAAATAAAATGAACATTACATTTTGTATTCTGTTATGTATTTTATGTTAGAATATTATAGTTGAAGAACTTCTTATGAGTTAAATATCAATATTGAAATAAATTTTGATACGTGTTCACATTTATAAAACCTCATTTACCATAAAATAAAGTTAGAAAGAGAACATCTTAATGGAAAAATTGAGCGTGGTCATTCCATGTTTTAATGAAGAACAGACCATAAAACCATTTATCAAAGCAATGATGAAGATTGAACAGGTAATGTCAAGGGAACTAATATTTGAGTATCTTTTTGTCAACGATGGTAGTAGCGATAAAACATTAGACGTCTTAAAGTCAGAAGCTAATTCAAAAGATAATATTAATTATTTATCGTTCTCTCGTAATTTTGGAAAAGAGAGCGCCCTATTAGCTGGTTTAGAAAAAGCAACTGGTGATTATATAACGGTTATGGATGTCGATCTCCAAGATCCACCAGAACTGCTTCCTAAAATGTACAACAAAATCAAAGAAGGTTACGATATTGTTGGTACATATAGAAAAGATAGAGTAGGAGAGCCGCCTATTAGGTCATTCTTTAGTAAAATGTTCTATAAACTCATTAATAGCGTCTCAGATACTAAGATGGTTGAGGGTGCTAGAGATTATCGGTTAATGACGAGGCAAGTAGTGGATAGTGTGTTGGAGTTAAAGGAAGTCAATCGCTTTTCAAAAGGTTTATTTTCTTGGGTTGGCTATGATACAACTTATATCAGCTTTGACAATCGTGAGCGTGTTGCTGGTGAAACTTCATGGAGCTTTTGGTCTTTACTAAAATACTCACTTGAAGGATTTATTAATTTTTCTGAAGCACTTTTAAATATAGCGACTGCAAGTGGCATTATATCTTTTATATCATCTATTGTTGGGATTGTATTTATCATCATTCGTAAGCTAACGATTGGTGGTAGTGTTAATGGTTGGGCCAGTATGGTTGTGATGATGTTATTCATTGGAGGTATTCAACTACTTTGTTTAGGAATATTAGGGAAATACATTTCAAAAATCTTTCTTGAAACGAAGAAAAGGCCAAGCTATTTCATCAAGGAGACAAATTTAGATGATTAAAAAAATCGCTACAAATCCTGTACTAAGGTTAATTACTTTTTGTATATTGTCTCTGATTCCATTGCTTCCTTTTATTTCAAAAGGTGTTTTTCACATGGATTGGGATGCTTGGTTTCATTTCTCTAGAATTTATGAAATCGCTCAGAATATACAACATGGTAAGTTAATTCCTGATGTTTCCTATTTTTCGTTTAATAATCATGGTTACGCTGTTAATTTTTTCTATCCTTATTTCGTTAACTATCCTATAGCTTTATTATGGATGATTACAGGAAAGCCCGTAACAGCAGTTTTTATTTTTAATATACTATTTCATCTATTGGGACTTGAGATAGCCTACAAAACATTTTATAAGCTAAGAAAAGATGATATTACTTCGTTTATATTTTCCATCATTTATATTTTTGGAATGAGTTCCTTCAATGTTCGATTGTTAAACATGGGGACTTACAATCAGCAAATTGCCTTCTTATTTTTACCTGTAGCAATTATAAGCATTTACGAAATGATTGCTGGAGACTATAAAAAGTGGGGTAAATCTGTTGTTACGAGTGTCTCTATAATAACGCTTACTCATCTCTTAACAACCTATCTTTTGGTGATTTATACATTACTATTATTACTATTCACTAGTTTATTTAAATATAAAACTTTTAATTTAAAAAGAACGTTTAATTGGCTTATTAGCACTATTATTATAAGTTTACTGACATTATTGTTTATCGTACCTCTAATTGAACAGAAAAAAGCAAATGATTGGTTAGATGTTCCTGCTATGAATTTAGGTTCAAATGGTATTATTAGCAATAGTGCTAGTAAAGTAACTCTTTTTAGTCGTTTAACAGCAGCACTTAATTTTGAAGACATAATCATTTTTGTTTTTATAGTCGTCTTGATTTTTGCGGTTTATAATCGATTGATTGATTCTCAAAGCAAGATCTTACTGTGGGGAATTGCTGGTGTTGCTATTTTACAATCGAATTTGATTCCATATTATTATATTGAAAAATTTAGTTTCATTGATATGATTCAATTCCTGAATCGTTTTGATATTTTTTTCTATACTTTTATTGCCTTATTCATAGCTATAATTTTTCAAAACACATCTATTCACCACACGATTGACCATAAAAAACTAGTCATGTTAACATTGTGTCTATATTTGCTATTTTGTAGTCAAAACTTTAACAAAGAAAAAAATATTTTAAGTGGTGACATTTCTGAGTTTGATAAGATAAGCTATTTTGGAACAAATGATAATGTTCTGAAAGGTCTATCTAATAGTAATTTTGGTTATTTTGACGCTGATGCGGGGAAAGGCTATTATCGTATTAATGGTTTCATGGACTATCGTACAAAGCAACAAATTAAACGCATACCTAGTCCTAACGAAAAACATAAGTTCAATATTGATAGTAGCAGTTATAAAATAAAAAATAAAGACTCATATGCACCTATTATAAATTTTGGAGCTGACTATCTTGTATCTACTAACGATCTCATCGAGAACGCTGTTTATTTTGATGGTAGTAGGAGTTTTAAAAAATTCAATCAAAAGAATCTTAAATTTATTGTCAAAGATATTCCTAGAGATACTAAAATAGTTCGTACTCCAATTACATATTTAAAAGGTTTTAAAGTAGAAGATACCAAAGGGAATAACTTAGTTAGTTATAAAGATCAAGATGGCTGGTTAGCTATTAAAAAACCAAATGACTCTAAAGTAATTATCACTTACGAAAAAACGCTATTGCATAAAATGTCAATTATTATTTCAGGTGCAACATGGTTAGTATTGCTAATTGCAAATTTAAAATTGAAGAGAAAATCAATATATAAAAGAACTCAAAGGGACTAGAGATTAGTGGCTCATTGTCAACTGTAGTGGGTTGACTTATAGCTAACACCGAGAGAGGACCTGTTTGGTCTTCTCTTTTGTTGTGTTCAAAGCAAGATAAATCCTTTTTTTGAAGTTTTCATCTTCCTAAAGCCAAAAGCATTTCGCTTAATGACTTTAATAAGGTTGTTGGTGGCCTCTAGTTTGGCATTGGAATAAGGTAGTTTCAGGGCATTAATAATCTTCTCTTTGTCTTTTAGAAAGGTTGACAAGACGGTCTTATAGATAAGATGGACCTGTTTGATGGTATCAGAAATGAGATCAAAGAAGTATTTCTCTTGCTTTTCTTGGAAATGAAAGAGCAGGCATTGGAAGAGGTCATAGTGGTAGCGTCGTTCATCAGAGTAGCTCAAAAGACGTTGCACAATCTCTTGATTGGTCAAGTGCATGCGAAAAGTCGTAGGTACTGAACATATCCATGGTGATGACTTTGACACGACTGCGCACCTTGTGAGAATACCGCAAAAAATGATTTCTTGAGTGGTTTAGTCGCTTTTCATTATAAATCATATGGGACTTTTTTGCTATATTCAAAAAGACTCCATAATCTCCGAGGGGAATTTACCCACTACAGAAATTATAGAGCCAGATTAGTTTACTCTAAACCCTTTGAGTTCTTTATTTTCAAGACATGTTGAAAGACATTTATATTGTAATAAACGTCTACCTATACCTAATGAATCGGTTACACTAAACTAGACAGAATTTATAAAGTGTTCTATAGTAATCAAAAACAGGAGAAATGTATGTCTAGAAGAGTACGTCGTCAATTCACTTTAAATTTAGTTCTAAAATAAGCGATAGACAAGAAAATGATAATGCTGTCCATAGTTAGTGTTGTCTCTACAAACATCTTTCCGAAAAACTGTAATTTTCTTGAAAAATGTCTAGGAATGTGTTATACTCCTATTTATAGAAATAAAGGAAATAATGCTGTCTATGAAACGTGAATTGTTACTAGAAAAAATTGAAGAACTTAAAAATATCATGCCTTGGTTTGTCTTGGAATATTATCAATCAAAATTAGCGGTGCCTTATAGTTTTACGACTCTATACGAATATCTCAAAGAATACCGTCGGTTTTTCGAGTGGTTAATAGAATCCGGGATTTCGGATGCTGATCAATTGGCTAATATTGAGTTATCTGTTTTAGAGCATTTAACCAAAAAAGATATGGAGTCCTTTGTTCTGTATTTGCGCGAACGTCCCTCTCTTAATACTTATTCAACAAAACAAGGCGTCTCACAGACTACTATAAACCGCACTTTGTCAGCCTTATCCAGCCTTTTTAAATACTTGACTGAGGAAGTTGAAAACGATCACGGAGAACCTTATTTTTATCGAAATGTGATGAAAAAGGTTGCCACAAAGAAGAAAAAAGAAACTTTGGCCTCCAGGGCAGAGAATATTAAACAAAAACTTTTTCTTGGCGATGAAACCATGGCATTTTTAGAATATGTAGATTGTGAATATGAAAACAAACTTTCTAATCGTGCCAAATCATCTTTCCGAAAAAATAAGGAACGAGATTTAGCCATTATAGCACTACTTCTAGCTTCTGGCGTCCGTCTATCAGAAGCTGTTAATCTTGATTTAAAGGATTTGAACCTCAATATGATGGTTATCGAAGTGACCCGAAAAGGCGGTAAACGTGATTCAGTCAATGTCGCTGGATTTGCTAAGCCGTACCTTGATGCTTATCTTAACGTTCGTAAACACCGCTATAAAGCTGAAAAACAAGATACTGCCCTATTTCTGACGGAATATCGGGGCA encodes:
- a CDS encoding threonine/serine exporter family protein → MNFLLQILGAYVATVTAGVLLEAPKHLIYHTGFIGASGYAVYLFLLDKTDKAVATLLGGMVIALLSQISARRLASPVTVFYIPSFFPLVPGVGVYRIAYYYIQDNPQLAGENLMESILVSGAIALSIFIVDSFLEVYNHLKYPKP
- a CDS encoding 1,4-dihydroxy-2-naphthoate polyprenyltransferase translates to MSPKNKPLTLSIFFEFVELRTKVASVFPMLLGILWSIYHYQQFDLINTLLFVLAVLSFDMCTTAINNTMDYKKAIDTAYQHEDNVIGKYHLDDKQMVRIIFWLLLFASLVSLMLVYRTDILLLPIGGLCFLIGIFYTFGPLPLSRLPLGELFSGITMGFGIFFLAVFVQHPDSLLSSHWTGAMMSIDWFWLETIMIFWLSFPLVCLIANIMLANNLCDLEQDLKNERHTVVYYIGKENGIRLYSLLSFMPWAVWCSALFLGQMPLVGAAGLAIMPLYLKHLKAFQREQIKRQTFVLSIKNFVLFSMMYLLTILIALIFHI
- a CDS encoding 2-keto-3-deoxygluconate permease, with product MKLMKSIPGGTLLIPMLISAIIHTFSPTFFNIGGLTQAMFSGDAINFILGAAVFISGCTLKLQTLTQVFKRYGVLLAARFIISTVASLIFIKLFGLDGIWGLSAIAFICTLTSMNPTLFLALMKDYGDESDQAAFGLVAVMALPIIPMFIYGLTSPTRLDFMPILSTLIPLVLGIIIGNLDHELSQHMAPAMGFIIIMLGWGVGANINLFEAVKAGLPGILMAILYYLIGALPLILIEKYILKRSGASATALSTVAGLSASVPLLMIASNPELRAYASQSAAITSLVVICTAIIAPILCQQLAGKPNKEN
- a CDS encoding amidohydrolase, which translates into the protein MSYKTVIKSLDSIKDWQEEAYQFLHRNPELSMQETKTVAFLKEELIKLDYDVQEIGGGLVGVLANGEGPTILFRADMDALPVQEETHLDYASEIDGVMHACGHDMHMTASLGAAWALANNKEAWSGTYVALFQPGEEIAAGAKAMLEDGLLEKIPKPDIALAQHVLTTPEAGHLGTKEGPFLSTAASLKIRINGRGAHGSMPNLSIDPIVIGSAIVSKLQTIVAREVDPFQFAVVTVGSFQSGNQANIIPETATLRLNIRAYDETVKKQLISAIKRIAIAECKAGNCDKEPDIDVYDSFPLTDNDAEITKHVTKAFKDYFSDDKVVDYKPMTASEDFSAIPRAFGTPYLYWGFGGFTADQDIYANHNPKFAPAIQPTLKTGTEAALVAILSYLGNK
- the xerS gene encoding tyrosine recombinase XerS yields the protein MKRELLLEKIEELKNIMPWFVLEYYQSKLAVPYSFTTLYEYLKEYRRFFEWLIESGISDADQLANIELSVLEHLTKKDMESFVLYLRERPSLNTYSTKQGVSQTTINRTLSALSSLFKYLTEEVENDHGEPYFYRNVMKKVATKKKKETLASRAENIKQKLFLGDETMAFLEYVDCEYENKLSNRAKSSFRKNKERDLAIIALLLASGVRLSEAVNLDLKDLNLNMMVIEVTRKGGKRDSVNVAGFAKPYLDAYLNVRKHRYKAEKQDTALFLTEYRGIPNRIDASSIEKMVAKYSQDFKIRVTPHKLRHTLATRLYETTKSQVLVSHQLGHASTQVTDLYTHIVNDEQKNALDKL
- a CDS encoding threonine/serine ThrE exporter family protein, with the translated sequence MEENQYKMLVKVATLAGIIMLESNAESYRVETTVERILSVSQLPTVDVFANTTGLFITLDGPDFPEPITYIKRISQRSTHLTKIHDVNQISRDITNDQLSLAEAYQKLKKVNRKTYSSKSTYFATVLLVVAFALLLGGSLDTFLLSAIASLLLIATYPVRDWLNLNDFIYGVFATMVVAILMSLITQFVGASERTLDITIISVLMPLFPGTAFTNGFRDSFKGDYGAGVAKIVEALTIAISLGVGVAVGLFIAKGILS
- a CDS encoding FMN-binding protein encodes the protein MKKKLVYGTLLFGSLLTLAACGSDTAKDASKTANTAKSEVSKKAKDTKKAVNEATSADLKDGTYKAESDYDSRGWKVVHTITVKDGKITESDFGYENKDGMKKADDEEYNKNMKAKSGVSSKEATEQLNKELVEKQNVDEVEVVSGATHTSSNFELSTKELLKAAEEGNTETVTIELPAE
- a CDS encoding glycosyltransferase family 2 protein, which translates into the protein MEKLSVVIPCFNEEQTIKPFIKAMMKIEQVMSRELIFEYLFVNDGSSDKTLDVLKSEANSKDNINYLSFSRNFGKESALLAGLEKATGDYITVMDVDLQDPPELLPKMYNKIKEGYDIVGTYRKDRVGEPPIRSFFSKMFYKLINSVSDTKMVEGARDYRLMTRQVVDSVLELKEVNRFSKGLFSWVGYDTTYISFDNRERVAGETSWSFWSLLKYSLEGFINFSEALLNIATASGIISFISSIVGIVFIIIRKLTIGGSVNGWASMVVMMLFIGGIQLLCLGILGKYISKIFLETKKRPSYFIKETNLDD
- a CDS encoding NusG domain II-containing protein — encoded protein: METKKTKARQILAYFKPFDYLLITLAIIISFMPTIWTIYQKRTAPPSSALVAVVKIHGKVVDNYALKENGPHFEKTYHPNKGQYNIVEVDGERIRVRKDNSPDQIAVKTGWIDREGQLSVCLPHDLIIEIQSTRDSSDHEETEDDLILPL
- a CDS encoding FAD:protein FMN transferase; translated protein: MKRNIRPFLTLFISVLTLLGCQKVVNDKNSLPIVKNPETRTEALLHTVVQLSIYHEHQEKAMDEAIDYIKEMEKLLSTNLEGSDINNINQAAGKKAVKVDPRTFEIIEAAQAMSRESNGKFDISIGAVTNLWRIGDDAARVPSDDEIKKALPYINYKDIQLDKEKKTVYINKGMTLELGAISKGYIADGVKKRFKKRHITTAIINLGGNVLTMGESPKNSKGWNIGVQNPDEVRGETVGSVYVKDSSVVTSGVYERYIEKDGQKYHHIMDPKTGYPVDNDISGVTVFTKTSLQGDELSTSLFLLGIKDGLKLIDSMDGVEAVFIDKENGIHSSNGLKDKLTLRNEDYHLVTEK